One genomic segment of Sorex araneus isolate mSorAra2 chromosome X, mSorAra2.pri, whole genome shotgun sequence includes these proteins:
- the CCNQ gene encoding cyclin-Q isoform X1, with product MEAVVPEGSGAGDTLRGAEGRPPPEARVHFRVTRFIMEAGIKLGMRSIPIATACTIYHKFFGETHVDAYDPYLVAMSSLYLAGKVEEQHLRTRDIINVANRYLHPGSEPLELDARFWEMRDSIVQCELLVLRVLRFQVSFQHPHKYLLHYLLSLKNWLNRYSWQRTPISVTAWALLRDSYHGGLCLRFRAQHVAVAVLHLALRAYGVEVPAEAQAEKPWWQVFSEDITKPIIDNIVSDLIQIYTMDTEIP from the exons ATGGAGGCTGTTGTCCCGGAGGGCAGCGGAGCAGGGGACACCCTCCGGGGCGCCGAGGGGCGGCCGCCACCCGAGGCCAGGGTGCACTTCCGAGTGACAAGGTTCATCATGGAGGCAG GTATCAAACTCGGGATGCGCTCCATTCCCATCGCCACTGCCTGCACCATTTACCACAAGTTCTTCGGCGAGACCCATGTGGACGCCTATGACCCCTACTTGGTCGCCATGTCTTCCCTTTATCTGGCTGGCAAGGTGGAGGAGCAGCACTTGCGGACCCGGGATATCATCAACGTGGCCAACAG GTACCTCCACCCCGGAAGTGAGCCCCTGGAACTGGATGCCCGCTTCTGGGAGATGCGGGACAGCATCGTGCAGTGCGAGCTCCTGGTGCTCAGAGTCCTGCGCTTCCAGGTATCTTTCCAGCACCCGCACAAG TACCTGCTCCACTACCTGCTCTCTCTCAAGAACTGGCTGAACCGCTACAGCTGGCAGCGGACCCCCATCTCTGTCACTGCCTGGGCACTGCTGCGGGACAGCTACCACGGAGGGCTGTGCCTCCGCTTCCGGGCTCAGCATGTAGCCGTGGCAGTGCTCCACCTGGCTCTGCGGGCATACGGGGTGGAGGTACCTGCCGAGGCCCAGGCCGAAAAGCCATGGTGGCAG GTGTTTAGTGAGGACATAACCAAGCCAATCATTGATAACATTGTGTCTGATCTCATTCAGATTTATACCATGGACACAGAGATCCCCTAA
- the CCNQ gene encoding cyclin-Q isoform X2, with product MEAVVPEGSGAGDTLRGAEGRPPPEARVHFRVTRFIMEAGIKLGMRSIPIATACTIYHKFFGETHVDAYDPYLVAMSSLYLAGKVEEQHLRTRDIINVANRYLHPGSEPLELDARFWEMRDSIVQCELLVLRVLRFQYLLHYLLSLKNWLNRYSWQRTPISVTAWALLRDSYHGGLCLRFRAQHVAVAVLHLALRAYGVEVPAEAQAEKPWWQVFSEDITKPIIDNIVSDLIQIYTMDTEIP from the exons ATGGAGGCTGTTGTCCCGGAGGGCAGCGGAGCAGGGGACACCCTCCGGGGCGCCGAGGGGCGGCCGCCACCCGAGGCCAGGGTGCACTTCCGAGTGACAAGGTTCATCATGGAGGCAG GTATCAAACTCGGGATGCGCTCCATTCCCATCGCCACTGCCTGCACCATTTACCACAAGTTCTTCGGCGAGACCCATGTGGACGCCTATGACCCCTACTTGGTCGCCATGTCTTCCCTTTATCTGGCTGGCAAGGTGGAGGAGCAGCACTTGCGGACCCGGGATATCATCAACGTGGCCAACAG GTACCTCCACCCCGGAAGTGAGCCCCTGGAACTGGATGCCCGCTTCTGGGAGATGCGGGACAGCATCGTGCAGTGCGAGCTCCTGGTGCTCAGAGTCCTGCGCTTCCAG TACCTGCTCCACTACCTGCTCTCTCTCAAGAACTGGCTGAACCGCTACAGCTGGCAGCGGACCCCCATCTCTGTCACTGCCTGGGCACTGCTGCGGGACAGCTACCACGGAGGGCTGTGCCTCCGCTTCCGGGCTCAGCATGTAGCCGTGGCAGTGCTCCACCTGGCTCTGCGGGCATACGGGGTGGAGGTACCTGCCGAGGCCCAGGCCGAAAAGCCATGGTGGCAG GTGTTTAGTGAGGACATAACCAAGCCAATCATTGATAACATTGTGTCTGATCTCATTCAGATTTATACCATGGACACAGAGATCCCCTAA
- the CCNQ gene encoding cyclin-Q isoform X3, whose translation MEAVVPEGSGAGDTLRGAEGRPPPEARVHFRVTRFIMEAGIKLGMRSIPIATACTIYHKFFGETHVDAYDPYLVAMSSLYLAGKVEEQHLRTRDIINVANRYLHPGSEPLELDARFWEMRDSIVQCELLVLRVLRFQVSFQHPHKYLLHYLLSLKNWLNRYSWQRTPISVTAWALLRDSYHGGLCLRFRAQHVAVAVLHLALRAYGVEVPAEAQAEKPWWQIYTMDTEIP comes from the exons ATGGAGGCTGTTGTCCCGGAGGGCAGCGGAGCAGGGGACACCCTCCGGGGCGCCGAGGGGCGGCCGCCACCCGAGGCCAGGGTGCACTTCCGAGTGACAAGGTTCATCATGGAGGCAG GTATCAAACTCGGGATGCGCTCCATTCCCATCGCCACTGCCTGCACCATTTACCACAAGTTCTTCGGCGAGACCCATGTGGACGCCTATGACCCCTACTTGGTCGCCATGTCTTCCCTTTATCTGGCTGGCAAGGTGGAGGAGCAGCACTTGCGGACCCGGGATATCATCAACGTGGCCAACAG GTACCTCCACCCCGGAAGTGAGCCCCTGGAACTGGATGCCCGCTTCTGGGAGATGCGGGACAGCATCGTGCAGTGCGAGCTCCTGGTGCTCAGAGTCCTGCGCTTCCAGGTATCTTTCCAGCACCCGCACAAG TACCTGCTCCACTACCTGCTCTCTCTCAAGAACTGGCTGAACCGCTACAGCTGGCAGCGGACCCCCATCTCTGTCACTGCCTGGGCACTGCTGCGGGACAGCTACCACGGAGGGCTGTGCCTCCGCTTCCGGGCTCAGCATGTAGCCGTGGCAGTGCTCCACCTGGCTCTGCGGGCATACGGGGTGGAGGTACCTGCCGAGGCCCAGGCCGAAAAGCCATGGTGGCAG ATTTATACCATGGACACAGAGATCCCCTAA